CCGGAACAAATGGCGCACTGACATCCCCAATTACGGGCGCGTCCAATACGACGAAATCTATCCCGGCATTGATCTGGTGTATTACGGCCAGCAACGGCAATTGGAATATGACTTCATCGTTGCGCCGGGGGCGGATGCCGGGCGCATTGCGCTGGCGTTTGCAGGCGCTGAAACGCTGAAACTGGACGGCAATGGCGACTTGGTGCTGCAAACGGCGGGCGGCGAATTGCGGCAGCACGCGCCGGTGATTTATCAGGAGACGGCAGCGGGCCGGCAATTTGTCAAAGGCGGTTACCGGCTGACGAGTGAAAAGCAGGTCGAGTTTACGCTCGCCGCTTATGACCACAGCCTGCCGCTGGTGATTGATCCGGTGTTCGGCTATGCGACCTATTTGGGTGGCGTCGGCGCCGAGTCTGTCGCCGCCGTGGCGGTGGATGGCGAAGGGAATCTGTATTTGACCGGCGATACGAATGGCAGTGCTTTCCCCGGCACGAATGTGTTTTCGGGCGCGGGGGCGGCGGCCTTTGTGACCAAACTGGATCCCGGCGGGTCGTCGGTGATTTACACGACGCTGCTCGAAGGTCAAAACAATGATCTGGGCACGGGCATCGCGGTGGACGAGGCGGGCAACGCCTATGTCGCGGGCACCACTTTCTCAGGTGATTTCCCCTTGCAAACGCCGTTTGAAGACAAGCTCAATCACGGTGTCCTGGCCTGTGTCGGCCTCTTCATTTGTGTGGCGTATTGGGGCCAGTTGCGGAGCGACGGCTTTGTCGCCAAATTAAATCCGGCGGGCAATGGGCTGCTTTTCTCGACTTTTCTGGGCGGCGCGGATTACGACTATCTCAACGGTCTCGCCATCAGTGCCGACCATCGCATTTACGTCACCGGCAAAACCCTCTCGCTGAACTTTCCGGTCAAAAATGAATTCCAGAACAACACGGTCTTTTCGGGCAACGATTCGTTCGTGTCGGTGCTCGCCGCCAATGGACAATCGCTGGTCTATTCGAGTTACCTGCGCGGCACGGTCGAATCCAAAGCCATCGCCGTGGACAGCGCGGGCAACGCCTACATCGCCGGCCAGAGCGATGCCAATCTGATGCAGGTGAAAGGGGCGAATGGCAGCGCGCCGTTCCGCGCGTCAAACGCGGGCGGCACCGATGCCTACGTCGCCAAATTCAACCCGGCGGCCAGCGGCGACGCTTCGCTGGTGTACGCCACTTATCTGGGCGGCGCGGGCACCGACGCCGCGTTTGGCATTGCGGTGGACGCACAAAACCGCGCCTATGTGACGGGCGTCACGGGTTCGACGAACTTCCCGTTGGTGGCGGCGCTGGATTCGACCAATCAGGTCAACGAGGCCTTTGTGACCTGCCTGAACGCCAACGGTTCGGGCGCGGTTTTCTCGACGTTCCTGGGCGGTTCGGGCGCGGAGGCGGGCACCTGCATCACGCTGGACACGACGGGGAACATCGTCGTGGGCGGGCATACGACCTCGACCAACTTCCCGCTGGCGAGCGCGGTGCAAGGGACATTCGGCGGCGTCCGCGACGGCTTTGCCACCAAACTCGCGCCGGGCGGCACGAGCATCCTGTTCTCGACTTACGTCGGCGGCAACGTCGAAGACCAAATCAACGCTATCGTCACCGACAGCACCAGCAGCATTTACGTCGCGGGCAACACCCGCTCGGGCAATTTCCCGGTGACGGGCGGGGCGCTGCAAAGCGTTTCGCAAGGCGGACTCGATGCGTTTGCCGCGAAGATCACCTTCGCCTTGCCTGAAACCATCGGCGTTTTTGTAACCGGCGCGGCAGCCTTTAACCTGCGTAATTCGCTGACGGCAGGCCCGGCGGACATCAGCGCCTTTTTCGGTGTGCCCACGGATAAGCCCATCGTGGGCGATTGGAATGGCGACGGCATCAAGACGATCGGGCTGTTCCGCGACGGCACGTTTTTCCTGCACAACCGCAACGAATCCACCGGCACGCCGGATTTGCAATTCACTTTTGGGCAAGCCGGCGACATCCCCATCGTGGGTGATTGGAACGGCGACGGGGTGGATACCATCGGCGTATACCGGCGCGCCTCGAGTGCGCACTTCGCCAGTCTGTTCCTGCTACGCAATAGCAATAGCAGCGGGACAGCGGATGTGACGGTCAGTTTCGGCGGCTTCAATGACTTGCCGCTGGCGGGCGATTGGAATGGCGACGGCATTGACACCATCGGGACTTTTCGCAACCCGGTCGGCACCGCGACGAGCGCCACGTTCCTGCTGCGCAACAGCAATAGCGCGGGCACCGCCGACATTACCGTGAGCTTCGGCGCCTTGGGCGATTTGCCGATCACGGGGGACTGGGACGGGAATCTCACGGACACGATTGGTGTTTTCCGGGATGGCGTCTTCACCATTCGCAAGTTTAACAACACGAGCGCGGCCAGCAGCAATCAACTCACCATCGGCTTTGGCGGCAGCGGCGACAAACCGTTGGCAGGCGATTGGGACGGCTTGCCATAAGCTGACGCTGATATTCATGGCACCACATAGGGGAGAGGGCTTGGGCCTCTCCCTTTACTTTTGGGAAAACCGCGCCCAAGCAAACGATCAATTTGCCCGCCCTCCGTCGCGTTCGCTATACTCCGCCCGCATTTATGACCGCACGAATAACATTGAGCGCAGCTTGAACTCCCAACAACCAACTATGAATTTAGCAATCATCGGCGCACAGTGGGGCGACGAAGGCAAAGGCAAGATCGTTGACCTGCTCGCGCCGCACTTCGACATCGTGACGCGCTATCAAGGCGGCCACAACGCCGGCCACACCGTCATCATTCGCAAACATGGCGTAGACCAAAAATTTGTCCTGCACCTGATTCCTTCCGGCATCACGCACCCCGGCAAGACCTGCGTCATCGGCAATGGCGTCGTGGTTGATCCGCAGGCGCTGCTCAACGAGATGGACGACCTGCGTGCGCAGGGCATTGCCACCACGCCGCAAAACCTGCTGGTCAGCAATCGCGCGCACCTGATCCTGCCTTATCACGTGGCGCTGGATCGGGCGATTGAGGCTTCGCGCGGCAGCAACGCCGTGGGCACGACCATGCGCGGCATCGGGCCGGCTTACGAAGATAAAATGGCGCGGCGCGGCTTGCGCGCGGGCGATCTGACCGACCCGGCGACGCTGGCCGAAAAGCTGGCGCACAGCGTCGCCCAAGCCAACCGCCTGATTCTCTCGCTTGGCGGCGAAGCGGTTGACGAACAAAAGCTGATCGAAGACGGCGAGCACTGGTGCGCGTTGCTGGCCCCGCACATCTGCGACACGACCTACCATTTGAACCAAGCCACGCGCGCTGGCCAGACCTTGTTGCTGGAAGGCGCACAGGCCACGATGCTCGATATTGACCACGGCACCTATCCGTTCGTGACCTCGTCGAATTCTTCGGTCGGCGGGGCGGTGACGGGCACCGGGTTGCCCCCGTCGGCTATCGGGGTGGTGATTGGCGTGATCAAGGCTTACACGACCCGCGTGGGCGGCGGGCCATTCCCCACCGAATTGAACGACGCGCAAGGCGAGGCGATTCGCCAACGCGGCGGTGAATACGGTGCTTCGACCGGCCGCCCGCGCCGCACGGGCTGGTTTGACGCCGTGGTCGCACGCTATGCGGTGATGGTCAATGGCCTCAACGCGCTGGCGCTGACCAAACTGGATGTGCTGGATGAAGAGGACGAACTGAAAATCTGCGTGGCCTATCGCATTAATGGCCGTGAGACCGACCAGATTCCTTATGACGCCAATGCCATGAACGGGGCGGAACCGGTCTACGAAACAATGCCGGGCTGGCGCGCGCGCACCGTCGGCATTACCGATTTTGCTAAGTTGCCCAGCCGTGCCCAGGCTTATGTGCAGCGGCTCGCTGAATTGTCGGGCGCGCCGTTCGCCTTTATCTCTACGGGCGCGGAACGCAACGAGACGATCATTGACCGGGCGCTGTTAGCACAACTCGGCCTGCAAATCGCCGCGTAAACAGTTTTCCAGCAGCGTTGCTGAAGGCCCGGTCACTGCTGGCTGGGCCTTTTGTTTTGGCGGGTGCTTACCGCTGTGGCGATGGCGTGACCGCCGCGTGACCCGTTGAGCCAGAGGGTAAGGCGGACGGCTCGGTTGCCGGTGTTGCAGAGGCGGCAGGGCTGGCGGATGGCACTGCCGTAGCCGCCGGTTTCTCAGACCGCTTCAGGCTGATGTAACCATAACCAAGCAGCAGGGCGAGCACGGCGAAAAGCGCCAGGAAAAAGCCAAAGCGCAACAGCCAGCGCAAAGTGCCACTTGGATTGCCACTTGGATTTGATGATGAGGGGAACTGGGATTCGGGCTTCATCTGCACCTGCTCCTACCGGTTTGAATGGTGTCATGCGAGGCGAACTCATCTTAAAGAACCAAAGTAAAACGTGTCAACGCGCCCAGGTTACAGCGCAGAACGGTTTGTAACGTTTCCAGAGATGTGGTCACTTGCTGGCAAGAGGTGTCTTTCAGCCAATGCGGCGGCCAGCAAGGCCAGCCCCGCCGTATATTAAAGTTTGCAGCGGCGCAGTCAGACTTCACCGGTGGAATTTGAGCGCACTCCTGCAACACGCATCCCGCTTTGAAAACTTCGTTGGACGCCTGCACACGTAGGCGTAATCTGTTCCCCCAAGGGCCTGCGCCCGTCGCGCTGATTGAAGCGGTGTTACACCAGGAGAGAAGTTTATGAGATCAAAAGGCTCAAGCGCATTTGCCGCGACCATGGCGTTGATGGTGGCAGGCGGTTTTTTAGTCTTGTCGGCCATTGGCGCGGACACGTGGGTCGCGGCGGTGATTAAGGAGTTTATCGCTGCTTTGAAAGAGAGCAGCGGCTATAACCCGGAAAAATATTTCCGGCGCGTCTCGCTGTATGGTGAAACGCGCGCGCAACTCGAAGTGTTGGCCACCAATCGTTACCTGCAAATCTATTTTCTCTTCGCCATCGCGACGGCGGGACTTTCGTACATTTTCGTCAAGAAGGAAATGCCCATCTATAACCGCCGCAATCGGGCGACGCTGGTGGCGCTGTTGCTGCTGATGATGCTGCCGATGGCCCTGGCGACGGTGACTTACGGCGAAATCTTTGCGGCGCTGGCGACCAAAGTCGTATCCATCGCGATTTTGATTTTGATGGGCATCTTTGTGACGACCGAAATGATGCGCGTGCGTCCGCAAGGCGTCTTAAGCCGGCTGTTTCATCTGTTGGTGATTGCGCTGGTGTTTGCGCAGGGCGTGCTTTTGCCCGGACTCTATGGCTGGTATGTTTTACTGCGGAATGGCTAAGGCCGTTGGTGCGCAGACAGCCTTGCATTGTCAGGCCCG
The sequence above is a segment of the Acidobacteriota bacterium genome. Coding sequences within it:
- a CDS encoding SBBP repeat-containing protein, whose product is MKRRFSPRLQIQLISLSLTGLLLSGFTPLPRLGAAPVHKPAAALSSARQLEARRDYRELPLGFEPNQGQTAEQVKFMARGEGCAIFLTADEAVLSWRRATTANAPANRESDVVRMKVVGANPQATVSGQAPQPGKSNYLSGNDRNKWRTDIPNYGRVQYDEIYPGIDLVYYGQQRQLEYDFIVAPGADAGRIALAFAGAETLKLDGNGDLVLQTAGGELRQHAPVIYQETAAGRQFVKGGYRLTSEKQVEFTLAAYDHSLPLVIDPVFGYATYLGGVGAESVAAVAVDGEGNLYLTGDTNGSAFPGTNVFSGAGAAAFVTKLDPGGSSVIYTTLLEGQNNDLGTGIAVDEAGNAYVAGTTFSGDFPLQTPFEDKLNHGVLACVGLFICVAYWGQLRSDGFVAKLNPAGNGLLFSTFLGGADYDYLNGLAISADHRIYVTGKTLSLNFPVKNEFQNNTVFSGNDSFVSVLAANGQSLVYSSYLRGTVESKAIAVDSAGNAYIAGQSDANLMQVKGANGSAPFRASNAGGTDAYVAKFNPAASGDASLVYATYLGGAGTDAAFGIAVDAQNRAYVTGVTGSTNFPLVAALDSTNQVNEAFVTCLNANGSGAVFSTFLGGSGAEAGTCITLDTTGNIVVGGHTTSTNFPLASAVQGTFGGVRDGFATKLAPGGTSILFSTYVGGNVEDQINAIVTDSTSSIYVAGNTRSGNFPVTGGALQSVSQGGLDAFAAKITFALPETIGVFVTGAAAFNLRNSLTAGPADISAFFGVPTDKPIVGDWNGDGIKTIGLFRDGTFFLHNRNESTGTPDLQFTFGQAGDIPIVGDWNGDGVDTIGVYRRASSAHFASLFLLRNSNSSGTADVTVSFGGFNDLPLAGDWNGDGIDTIGTFRNPVGTATSATFLLRNSNSAGTADITVSFGALGDLPITGDWDGNLTDTIGVFRDGVFTIRKFNNTSAASSNQLTIGFGGSGDKPLAGDWDGLP
- a CDS encoding adenylosuccinate synthase; the encoded protein is MNLAIIGAQWGDEGKGKIVDLLAPHFDIVTRYQGGHNAGHTVIIRKHGVDQKFVLHLIPSGITHPGKTCVIGNGVVVDPQALLNEMDDLRAQGIATTPQNLLVSNRAHLILPYHVALDRAIEASRGSNAVGTTMRGIGPAYEDKMARRGLRAGDLTDPATLAEKLAHSVAQANRLILSLGGEAVDEQKLIEDGEHWCALLAPHICDTTYHLNQATRAGQTLLLEGAQATMLDIDHGTYPFVTSSNSSVGGAVTGTGLPPSAIGVVIGVIKAYTTRVGGGPFPTELNDAQGEAIRQRGGEYGASTGRPRRTGWFDAVVARYAVMVNGLNALALTKLDVLDEEDELKICVAYRINGRETDQIPYDANAMNGAEPVYETMPGWRARTVGITDFAKLPSRAQAYVQRLAELSGAPFAFISTGAERNETIIDRALLAQLGLQIAA